The sequence below is a genomic window from Neodiprion pinetum isolate iyNeoPine1 chromosome 7, iyNeoPine1.2, whole genome shotgun sequence.
CTCGTTCTTTAGATTCTCATTATCGCTTTTTAGTTTGTCAACCTCAGACCTGAGCCTCGCATTCTCGTCCTTCATGGCGTCTAAATCCCCGCGTAGTTTGTTAAGCTCTGCTTTGAGCCCCTCAAGTTCTCCCTTCACCTTGTCATTCTCAGCTCTCAGGGCGTCATTCTCGGATTTTAGTTTTTCCAGATCACTCTTGAGACGCGCAGCTTCCTCTTTTGCGGCCGCCAAATCATCCtttaatttcgaattttcggcCTTCAACTTATCGTTCTCAGCTCGCAACGCGCTCAGTTCGGAATTCAATTTATCCAGATCTCCTTTGAGCTTCGAATTCTCCGCCTTTAGGGCGTCTAGGTCGCCTTGTAGCTTCGCGTTTTCCGCTTTGAGTCGGTCAAGCTCCCCCTTCATCTTCTCATTCTCCGACTTCAACTTTTCGAGCTCACCATTCAGTCTCGCGTACTCGGCTCTCACTTTGTCCAGCTCTGTTCTGAGCGCAGCTAGCTCGGCCTTGGTCGCTGCCAGTTCTTTCAAAGCCGCCTCTTTCGCCGCTTTCTCTGCTGCGAGCTCACTGTTGAGTTTGTCAATCTGACTTTTGAGCCCCTCGATCTCCTGACGAAGCTTCGCCTTTTCGTCCTCACATGCCTTGACCTTGTCTTCAAGTGTTTTCACCTTGTCTTCGAGCGTCTTCACCTTGTCTTCGAGCGCCTTGACCTTATCCTCGAGCGCCTTGACCTTTGCCTCAGCATCAATTAAATCTTTCTTCAGCTTCTCATTTTCCGCTTTTAACTTCGCGTTCTCTGATTTCGCTGCCTCAAGGTCAGCCTTGACCTTCTCCAGGTCGTTCTTCAGCCTCTCATTCTCTGTTTTAAGACCGTTGACTTCTGCTTTCAACTTCTCGTTCTCTGCCGCGAGGGCAGCACACTTTGATTTCAGCTGATTTAGCTCATTGGTCAAGTCTGCCATCCGCTTCGTCAGGTCATCCACTTCCCCTTTCAGTTTGTCCCGCTCGGCTTTGAGCTTGTCCATCTCTCCGAGTAACGCTTTGAGGTCCGACTTTAACGCTGCCAATTCCTTTAGCGCCGCTTCTTTCGCGGCTTTTTCATCTGCAAGctgtttttcaagattttctaTCTTGATCTTCAGATCGGCTAATTTATTAGCAAGATCTGAGTTCTCCGCTTCCAATGCCTTTATCTTCGCCTCGGCTTCGCGTAAACTGTTCTTGAGCTTCTCGTTCTCCGATTTCAAAGCGTCCAAATCATTCTTGAGCTTTTCCATCTCGCTTTTAGATGCGGCCAGATCGTTCTTCAGCTTATCAATTTCACCTTGCATTCCGTCGATCTTTTCTTTCAGCTTTCCCACTTCAGCCTGCAGcgtgtctctctctttcttgaGCTCGCTATTCTCTGCCTTCAACTTTTGTACTTCCTCATTTAATCGCACAATCTCACCTTTAAGCTTGGCATTCTCAGCCTTGCACCCCTCGACCTCGCTTCTGAGCTTGTCGATTTCCGCCTTAGCTGCAGCGAGCAGGTCCTTGAGCTCACTGTTTTCGGCTCTCGATTTATCCAACTCGCCATTAACCTTGTCAAGCTCATTTTTCAGTCTTTCAATTTCTCCCTTTGCCGCGTTGAGTTCGTTGCTCATTCGCTCGTTGTCTCCTCTCAGTTTCTCGTTCTCAGCTCTACAGACCTCGAGTTCTTTCATGGCCGCTTCTTTTGCAGATCTCTCAGCAGCAAGCTCCTCTTTCAGCTTCTCCACCTGCTCCTTTGCCTTTGCTAGCTCTCTTGCTAATTCATCTTTTTCTGCCTTCAGATCGGCTATTTCTTTCTCAAGGTCGTTCATCTTCGTGTCAGCAGCGGCAAGATCGCCTCTGAGCTTCGCTAGCTCGTCTTCGAgctccttaatttttttctcaagtccAGGAATTTTTTCGTTCCCCGCCGCGAGCTCAGCCACCTTTTTCTTAAGCTCAGCTATCTCCTTCTCAAGCTCAGCTATTTGATCCTTCAGCCGATCAATCTCGCGTTTCAGCGCCTCCTCCCGTTCGGCCGTTTCCTGTATCGTGCTCGCGACCTTGCCCAGAGCTCGAGCATGCTTGTCTCTTTCCTCCAGGATCTTAATTATCTGATCGTTCCTCTCCGAAACTACTCCCCGAACCTTACCGAGCTCTGACAACAGCTGTTCTCTCTCCAGTTCAAGGTTGTACAATTGTGGCTTGACCGATTCAATCTCACTCTGCAGCCTGTTCAATCCCAGCATATCGATCGCCGACGCTTGGAGCTCACGCAAGAGATCCGAAACCTATAAAAGTTCAAGGTTGGCTTTATACCAACCACTAGTCACCGTTAAACGCTAGTCAAAGCACAAATTCGTCTCACCTTCACGTCCCTCTTTTTGAGCTCATCCTTCATAGCTTTTACCTCGTCCATGACGGCTCTGTAGCTGACCATCATTTGATCTAGGTCAGTGCTGAGTCTCTTATTGTCCGATGTGACGTTGAACAGTTTATTTTGGAGGTCATTGATGACGGCATCCTTGTCCACGAGCTGCTTCCTCAGCTGAGCTATGAGTGCTTCGAGCTCCTTGATCCTGTTGAGTAGATCTGAAACGTCCATTTCCACCAGCGGTTTTTCTGGTGGTTTCACCTCCGGGAGGGTTGTTTCGACAGCGACATCAGTCGCCGTTCTTCGCCGCTCTTCACAGGCGTCCAGCAGGTCCTTTAGACGCTTGATCTCCGCACGAAGTCTCTCGATCTCCGCCTTTAGGTCATCAACGTTATCCGTCAGCTCGACCAACGTTTCTATCGAACGCTGAACCACTTTCGAAACCCGTTGGTCTGCCTCCTGTCCGCCTTCAGTTAGCTCGCGAAGCTTTGCTCGCAGACGATTCAATGCTGCACAAGATGACTCGGCCTCCGCCTCCTGGAGCCGGATCTTCAGCCCGGAAATTAACTCTCTCAATCTATAGAAGAAGAAAGACGTCGTACCTTtcagcttgaaaatttttttactgattCGTGATTCTGATTTTTGGACAAGTAATTGGATACCCAAGATCTtagtttatttctaaaatcaCTTATCGTTTCCGAGCTTTCCTGACTTATAGCTCGAAATTGCGAAGCTTAATCTAAtccaaaaacttttcattAAAATGCCTCGCATGTAACCTACCTTCGTTTTTCACCAGCATGAGCCTCCTTCATGTTCCTCATCTTTTCGCGAAGTTTGCTGACCAGTTCGCACGGTGACTCGACATACTCGTACTCGGTTATGGTGTCCTCGAGTCCTTTAACCTTGTCCTGAAGTTCTTCGTTTTCGTTTTCCAGCCTGGCATTCTCCTCTCGAAGATGAGCAAGCAGTGGATCGGGCCTCACGATGTCGTCGTTAAGACCTGCAAGCGCGGGAATAAAATCCTGGCATTTTCTCTAGGAGTTATTCAAGACCTCGCCCGATTTATGAAATTAGAAACATCAGCCCACCGTGGGCCTGCAGCACCTGCTTCAAAGCCCTCGCCTCACTCTCAAGCTGCAGACGTTCCATCCTCCATTTCTTCATCTGGCATTTCATCGAGGTCAGTTTCCGCAGGGCGTAAGATAGGTCTGTTATTTCCGCATCCCTTCCACCCTCTCCCAGCGGATTGTAGCTGCACCCGCAGGATCCTTCGTTCGGAGGATCACCTCCCGTCATTTTCGGTGGGTCAGTGCATCCGCATTGACATGTGCGACCCGCCATCATCCCGTTTCTCGTGCTTACAGGTTAGTAGTTGGTATTTCTTTGGTTTTTAGCTTCGCATGGACAGTAGAGACATTGGATAATTCTTGTTTTTGGTTTATCATATCATTTTCAGTATCGTTCCATTACCGACTTGTCAATTTATcataatcatatttttattatgtGCCAAATCCTAGATTTTTATCACTGTTGTTTTATAGGTTGAAGtcttgttgaatttttgttactCTTTTCTCACCTCGCATTATCCTTTGTTTCAATCCCTCGACCGCAAAACCAACATGGCAAACTTTGACGTTTCATAACCGTAACCAAAAAAAAGACCAAAATTCTCCGTTCACCAAAAACCAGGACATTATTTTAACAGTGAATaatcatcaaaattttaagCGAACAGCGTCTATGTCATAACAAACCCGTTAAATGGAACTATTGAGTGAAGCCCGACCGAAATCAAAGAAGAGGAAACACCTTGATCAGTACAAAGCGCGTCCCGTCGTCTAAAGTTgaagcgaaagaaaaatctaGGATCCAAAGAATGTCCGGTGAGTGCGGACTGCACCCTGATTTAACGATGACGAACAGTCAGGCGGTGGCAATAGCGGCATCGGCGACGCTGGGGCGGCTAAATTTGCTGATGCGGCAGGTGACCGATTGGCAGGACGAGCGTTTGGCGCTCGAGAGCAAAGTGATGCGGTTGAAATCGGCTCTGCAGAGCCTCGGCGGGAACGTCGACGAAACCCTGAAGCTGGACCCGGTGGTTGTTCGTCAGAGAGAAGAGATAGGAAGATTAAGATTGTCCGAGGATCGACTGGGGGAGGAGATCAGGCGACTGAGGGTAGCGCTCGTCGAAGCAGAGGAAGCCATCACCTGCTCGGGGGCGAAGCGGCTGAAGAACAAGATGGCGCGGGTGAGGGCAGCGGGGGCGGAGGAGAGGCGGAGGCTTAGCGAAGAAATCGAATACTTGAAGACACGCGTCAGGGAGGCGGAAGAGGACTCGTCCTGTTCGGCGTTGGGTCGGCTGCGTTCGAAGCTGAGGGAGATCTTGAATGGCGACAAGATCGTCGAACGGTTTATTTCCGACGTTGCTACCAGGGGCTGCGTCACTGTTGTCGACCTCCTGGGGGAGGTCACAAGGGTGAAGGAGACGCTCGACCAATCGATCGTCGAAAACATCTGGCTCCGCGCCGATAACCGAAGGCTGACTGCCGCCCTCGAATCGGCCACCGAGACCGGCTGCTCCGGCTACCTGGAGACCATAGAACGTCTCGGTTTTCGCGTCAAGGAACTCGAGCGGAGGAACAAAGAATTGGAGAACGATTCCCAGCTCGTTAAACGGCTCGGGGAACTCGAGGACGAGCTGAATATTAAACGGATCGAGCTCGACGATCGGGAGGCATCGATTAACGCTCTGAGAAACGAACTTCTTGGCGCTAAAACCGCGTACGAAATTAAGGCAGGGGAGTTGGCTGATATTGAATTCGACAAGGGGGAGCTGCGGAGGGTTAATGAGGAGCGTGAACAGCTCGAGCAACGAATTGGAGAACTCCAGGAACGCATCGAGGAGGCGGATTTCATCGCCAGAGGTGCGGAGGCCGTCAGAAATGAGCTGAATCGAGTCAAATCCGAGGTACTTAGCCTCGAAATTGAACGCGATGCGCTTATCGAAGATATTGAACAGATGCGAAACATCATTTCGGACCGGAACGAACAGATAGCaagaattttggaagaaaacGAGCAGCGGGACAAAGCTAGAAAGTCTGAGATCGAAGGCGTCAGGACAAAGCTGAGAATCGCGTTggctgaaaagaaaaatcttttttccgGTTGTGGAAACGTCGAAGATGAAAAGACAGGCAGAATCGGTGAAGCTAGCGGCGACTCTAAGCCTCTCGGAAAGAAAATAAGAGCACTTGAAGGGGAGCTGGTTAAACTGAAGGAGCTCTCGATGGACCCGTTGATAAAAAATCTGGGTTCGACAGTCAGGCTTGAGAGGGAGCTTGCGGTCGAAAGATCGACCAAGGAAAGTGTCATCAAAGAATCCGAGAGCTTGAGAGTGGAGAACAGTCGTCTAAggtgtgagaaaaatgagCTCGAGGTAAAATTGGAGGAATTTCGAGCGCAAACTACCGAGTTCAGAAACGAACTTGTTCGGCTGGTGGAAAAGAATCAGCAGCTACTAATGGAGGTCGATGAGCTCAAGGGCATTGCAGAGAACGAAATGAGGCTGAAGAAAAAACTGGTAATACTGGAAGACGATAATGAACAGCTTAAAAAAGACATGCACGGACTGAAGTCGAACGATTCTGTTGAGATCAGAATTCAACAGCTCGATACTGAGTTGAGAAAACTGAAAACCGAACGTGAGGCGCTCAAAACTGAGTACAAAAAACTGGTATCAGCAAACGAGACGTTGAAGATTGAGCTCACAGATCGAAGAACGAGAAATGATGAGCTCGAGGAGCGGCTGAAGCTGAATTCCAGGGACTGTGACGCCCTTAGAGAAAAGTTAGCAGTGGTTGAAGAGGATCTTGATGAAGCTAAGGAAGAAATCGGCTCCTTGAGGACCAGCGCTGATCTCGTAAAGGGCGAATTCGACGATCTAAAGGCGCGAAATGAGGTGCTGGTAGCAGAGGTGAAAAAGCTGCATGCTGAGGCTGAAGAAGCGTCGAAGAAAGGGGAGGAATCCATTCGCACGAAGGAATGGGACAAGGGAACCGTGGTTATGGACTGCGGGGATTACGTGCGAGCTGACAGAGAGATGAAGTACTTTATCCACCTTCAAAGTTTGGCAGTAAAACGAGTCGCAGATTTCATCAGCTATGTAGAGGGCCAGACCAGTCTGAGGCCTGCAATGGCGACATTCTTAGAACCGACCTTCACCAACGTGATGATCCTCAATGTCGACAAAAATGTTAGGACAACCTTCAGGATGTCGCAGAAACTTTCGGAGACGATTTTCAATGCTGAG
It includes:
- the LOC124223267 gene encoding flagellar attachment zone protein 1-like → MAGRTCQCGCTDPPKMTGGDPPNEGSCGCSYNPLGEGGRDAEITDLSYALRKLTSMKCQMKKWRMERLQLESEARALKQVLQAHGLNDDIVRPDPLLAHLREENARLENENEELQDKVKGLEDTITEYEYVESPCELVSKLREKMRNMKEAHAGEKRRLRELISGLKIRLQEAEAESSCAALNRLRAKLRELTEGGQEADQRVSKVVQRSIETLVELTDNVDDLKAEIERLRAEIKRLKDLLDACEERRRTATDVAVETTLPEVKPPEKPLVEMDVSDLLNRIKELEALIAQLRKQLVDKDAVINDLQNKLFNVTSDNKRLSTDLDQMMVSYRAVMDEVKAMKDELKKRDVKVSDLLRELQASAIDMLGLNRLQSEIESVKPQLYNLELEREQLLSELGKVRGVVSERNDQIIKILEERDKHARALGKVASTIQETAEREEALKREIDRLKDQIAELEKEIAELKKKVAELAAGNEKIPGLEKKIKELEDELAKLRGDLAAADTKMNDLEKEIADLKAEKDELARELAKAKEQVEKLKEELAAERSAKEAAMKELEVCRAENEKLRGDNERMSNELNAAKGEIERLKNELDKVNGELDKSRAENSELKDLLAAAKAEIDKLRSEVEGCKAENAKLKGEIVRLNEEVQKLKAENSELKKERDTLQAEVGKLKEKIDGMQGEIDKLKNDLAASKSEMEKLKNDLDALKSENEKLKNSLREAEAKIKALEAENSDLANKLADLKIKIENLEKQLADEKAAKEAALKELAALKSDLKALLGEMDKLKAERDKLKGEVDDLTKRMADLTNELNQLKSKCAALAAENEKLKAEVNGLKTENERLKNDLEKVKADLEAAKSENAKLKAENEKLKKDLIDAEAKVKALEDKVKALEDKVKTLEDKVKTLEDKVKACEDEKAKLRQEIEGLKSQIDKLNSELAAEKAAKEAALKELAATKAELAALRTELDKVRAEYARLNGELEKLKSENEKMKGELDRLKAENAKLQGDLDALKAENSKLKGDLDKLNSELSALRAENDKLKAENSKLKDDLAAAKEEAARLKSDLEKLKSENDALRAENDKVKGELEGLKAELNKLRGDLDAMKDENARLRSEVDKLKSDNENLKNELAKANAELENSKKAVDKPKAAVAATTGPLPEKVRRSIPMEVPPTAAKPAVKKEPPQMPSKTPKVARRASVAKRDQGSQGEGCGDYVSANEQLRKNINNQDRVMRNKFAEDIMELLKESQYLSESIFNAEADVQRLLKILEELEKLRNENAALRDKLEEVAEEPVGFGDAFDAESWLKTLTLTELAELHDRICLVTSSMVKQDINPEDYVDDSTSPDGVCRPCSGLQDADDEMIGGDYEALNKRIAALQMQINEKQNEAAAKVQEMRKAMWREQDRLIRLSEEMNAQKRNNLTMKMKIGGELDPFGVPEGVAVLCGGSRSSGERDDYPGTKRNPRFSAIGEKDDGKWKSGCVRSKRKSSLQAPAPCALPVKHADVPCCQKLCCPSTLNPKTLFPKKRKQDDDDNMQEVAVLCGENRRATNT
- the LOC124223635 gene encoding rootletin-like, whose amino-acid sequence is MSGECGLHPDLTMTNSQAVAIAASATLGRLNLLMRQVTDWQDERLALESKVMRLKSALQSLGGNVDETLKLDPVVVRQREEIGRLRLSEDRLGEEIRRLRVALVEAEEAITCSGAKRLKNKMARVRAAGAEERRRLSEEIEYLKTRVREAEEDSSCSALGRLRSKLREILNGDKIVERFISDVATRGCVTVVDLLGEVTRVKETLDQSIVENIWLRADNRRLTAALESATETGCSGYLETIERLGFRVKELERRNKELENDSQLVKRLGELEDELNIKRIELDDREASINALRNELLGAKTAYEIKAGELADIEFDKGELRRVNEEREQLEQRIGELQERIEEADFIARGAEAVRNELNRVKSEVLSLEIERDALIEDIEQMRNIISDRNEQIARILEENEQRDKARKSEIEGVRTKLRIALAEKKNLFSGCGNVEDEKTGRIGEASGDSKPLGKKIRALEGELVKLKELSMDPLIKNLGSTVRLERELAVERSTKESVIKESESLRVENSRLRCEKNELEVKLEEFRAQTTEFRNELVRLVEKNQQLLMEVDELKGIAENEMRLKKKLVILEDDNEQLKKDMHGLKSNDSVEIRIQQLDTELRKLKTEREALKTEYKKLVSANETLKIELTDRRTRNDELEERLKLNSRDCDALREKLAVVEEDLDEAKEEIGSLRTSADLVKGEFDDLKARNEVLVAEVKKLHAEAEEASKKGEESIRTKEWDKGTVVMDCGDYVRADREMKYFIHLQSLAVKRVADFISYVEGQTSLRPAMATFLEPTFTNVMILNVDKNVRTTFRMSQKLSETIFNAEISVQRLETLRNEADHLRKERDCLNNGMEKLNSMLSKLGQNVLMQSPDHRHVGFCTASDTDMDQCWSKSRNNIPRVVVSSQSCQNSEDQVYYPTFETEVLSDYTGEKFCTINNRISDLQREIKAKQQEAAKRLIEMRETMRQERMRLMEIADRGSSSGVHSPAPSIILEEISHQNESTNTLTGLKQPSVVQRNANVLCTSETADVIGKAGNSPQPFSSRMDSPFINHIDPLDLVSGISDSW